One window of candidate division TA06 bacterium genomic DNA carries:
- a CDS encoding helix-turn-helix transcriptional regulator: MLSFNFAKIFAARGIVKPVPYLIEQGLSPNYATKIAHSRFVRLDLPHLERLCIILNCTPNDLLEWTPSAKNKANPDHPLYSLKREEEKMIKLAQVINSLPIESLDEVQQAVESIKEKTKASR; this comes from the coding sequence ATGCTATCCTTCAATTTTGCCAAGATCTTCGCCGCCCGGGGCATAGTCAAACCCGTCCCCTACCTTATAGAGCAGGGCCTTTCCCCCAACTACGCCACCAAGATCGCCCACTCCCGCTTCGTCCGGCTGGACCTGCCCCACCTGGAACGGCTCTGCATCATCCTCAACTGCACCCCCAACGATCTGCTGGAATGGACCCCCAGCGCCAAAAACAAGGCCAACCCCGATCATCCATTATATTCCCTCAAACGCGAAGAGGAAAAGATGATCAAGCTGGCCCAGGTCATCAACTCCCTGCCGATAGAAAGCCTGGACGAGGTTCAGCAGGCGGTGGAGAGCATCAAAGAAAAGACCAAGGCTTCCCGCTAA